GCAGGGGTCAGTTCAAAGAACGTTGCTGAGACTGGTGAAGGGAGAAAACTTGTCGCATTCACACATCGTCCAGAAGCAGGTTGTGTAGACCTCAGCAGGAATCCCATGTCCTGTATGTCACAACGTGGACAAAACACACTTTAagcaaaaaaattgaaataaaatcccatgtacaatcggcgttGTTGAAGTGCAGTTGGAGTGGCTGGGGAAAAAGTGGGAAAAGATGAAAATAGACAATTTCCAGCTGGACCGCGGACTGTGTTGAAATCAGGTTCTCGTGGGCACCCTTTGTGTCCGCATAAAAATCTCCCAgcggcaaaaaaaaataaatccaaattCAGGAGGACTTCTCAAAAAAACACCTTAGTTTGCAGAACTCACCCTACAAATATCACGGTAGAAAACAGAAAGGCAGAATATTCATAAAAAGTTTATTCAAGGTGTTGAAAGTACTAGATATTTAATTGATGCAAACCCACGTTAACACCGTAGTTGTATTCAACTACTAATAATACGAAAACTCATTACGTTACTTAAGATTTTGAAACTCGTTGATTTGAGCTCACAGTTGCGGTGTATTTGAGACTTTTGATAGGTTGCACACTTTTTATTAGTATACTAAAGACGCTGAAAATAATTGGATGTCTCATTTATTTCGTATGAGTTCCCAGCAGTGGAGAATGGGAAAAGCTCTCTATGGGCATGTTGTATTTGACAGGCTGAAGCTGATGACCTCTAACATCCtccagcgagagagagagggttaaGAAGTGAGACAATCAGGAAGATAGTGACACACACAAACGAAGTGTGAAGAAATAGATTAGAGAGTCTGAACATCCTGCACAGTAAACATATTGCATTACAAATTATTGCGCGTCTGCAGGTCACAAAATGGGGTTGCAAAATGTCTGCTTGTGTATTACGGGCCCTCTCATATTCACACGTGTCGAGGCTCTTGAAATGCCACATTTGCTGCCAGATTAAAAATCAAAAATGGCTTTTTATTTTGGTCGCCCCCACCCCTGGACTAAGGGAACCTGAATCTTTTAAGTCTGAAAAAGGCGGTTGAATATTCGGAATCTGGAAAAAACACTGACCCACTCGGCTTGGGCTGGCTTTTCCAAGAGTTCTTAAGTCTGAACGTCTTACCTTAAGATTCCCTCAGGATCAGAAACAGGAGGCCCTTGATCACACAGAGGTGTAAGGAGACTAGAACCGTCTCCCAACCCATGTGGTTGAAGTTGACTCTGATGGTTCGAGATCGTTACGGTTTTGGCGCCGATCAGCTGATTGTCTTCTTGCGCTGTGCATCTATGCAGCCTTTTCACATAGCTTGTAATGCTATGTTTGCACATGAATGACACTGCGAATTCTGGAGCTGCGATTGCACGATTTTTGTAGTTTCGGGAATAAGAAAGGTCACGTACAAGAGCAGGTTTTTCAGCTCATCTAGCCCCTTTGGAAGTTGATttaagaatctcatccagccgtttctCAAAAGTCGATATCTCTTGAAATAAGGGCTTTGACATCAACAGCATGGCTTGAGAacttgttccatattcccaGAACCCTAAATGATTCACACTTGCACCCACCTACACAGCAGGGCATTTTTCCTGGAGCACCCTCAGTAAAGTGCTTTTGGAAATGGAAGAgatgcagttttctttttttacaatcaCTAGATCTCTTTTCTTGATGGATCGTATCAAAAGGACACCTAAAGACTCGTGCAAATGATCGTTCATTTGATGTGAGTAAAAACGCTTTTGTGACACGATAGTCTGTGAAGGTTCAGGTTATGTGTCGAGGTGAGATACTGCAAGTCAAATCCGGCAGCTGTATTTTTCTGGCCTGTTCTTTGAAAAGCGGCGCAGCAGGAAGGAAGCAGTGAGTGCAGTTCTGAGCAGGGACTGGTCGCAGTTGTCACCTTCTGCACTCCCGCCCCGACGGCCAGCTTCGTGCACCTTGACACTCTCACACGCACAGCAGTGCAGTTCCACTTGCCCTGCCTCGACTGATCACTCTCTCTCTTCCACAGCACACCTTCTGCAGACGATGCGCCTTGACCTCaggtatgtgtgtgtatatgtgaGTCTCGTTTTACTGCTCAATCGGCTTGTGTCCACTTTGCACAAAAGGAACAAGTCCTGCCCCTTTTCTGAGCACAGGTGGACTGGCCCTTACTGAGAGGAGGTCCAGAGGTAAAGGGACAGTTCAAAGAGAAGCAGATCTCTCTTCCTGAGAagaagaaagcttttttttgtttaagttCAACTTCATGGGGCGGTACGCTTTTTCTCCAAAGCCCAGAGGAGCATGCCATTGTTTTGCAGAGCTCATGTCTTCTGCAGGGCAGTGAAAGTTCTAGCCTAAGGAGACAGAGTCTTGTCTGCCCGTTCTCTTGCTCTCCATGCAACATTTCCCACGGTGCTGCCTCTCGCCGCGCTGTTTCAGAAGAAGGCGCACACTCCTTTAGGTTCCAAAAGAGCAGCGTCCTGGGGGGGAGGGGACACTGAAAGTGAGCAGCTGTTTTTGCTTGTTGTTGATGTGGCTGCAGAGAAGTGCCCTGTGGACACTGCCAAGCTGACCGTGGTGGTGAATAACATCGCCGTGGCGGAGCAGATCGGCGAGCTCTTCGTCCACTGCAAATACGGGTGCCGTCCCGCTGCCGCTGGCAAACCGGGTGCCTTTGAGGTGGATCCCCTGGGCTGCCCCTTCACCATCAAACTCAGCGCCAGGAAGTGAGTCacctggctctctctctctctcgctctctctctcctctcggcACACTCTCGTTCTCATCCGGTCGGCAGGGGTGGTGTTGCGGTTGACTGAAATCAGCGCGTCCCGGAGTGACCAGATGTTCCAATATCTGACTGAAACGTGACTCTGGCAGCGCTGTGGATTTTTGTGTTCAGAGCATTTCAGGGTGGGCCAGCCTGGTATGATGTTGGTCACACCTGAGGGACAGTGGGGGGAGGGAACGAGGCAGACAGTGATCGAGAGAAAGGGGGCTGGACGATTCTGCTCTGGTTTTCCTTAGGGACCACGAGGGGAGCTGTGACTATCGCCCAGTGCGGTGCCCCAACAACCCCAGCTGTCCCCCTCTGCTCACCATGAACCTGGAGGCCCACCTGAAGGAGTGTGAACACATCAAGTGCCCCCACTCCAAATATGGGTAGGTACGGCCTACCCCCGAGCTGCTTTCGGTCAGCAACGTGGTGCAACTTGAGCAATCCTCCCTGAGCTGACGTGGGATTGTGGTGGGTTTGTAACCCTGGGATgtgatgcttttttcttttcttctgtgccACTTCTATACTTCCATATTCCAAGAGCTGTGTTACTGTGAGACTTCTTGGACAGTAGTGTATTTGTAGAATGATGCAGTCTCTATAGGGCAGGCATCTTCATCAGTGCTCTTGGGTTAGTTGGCGTGCATTTGTGTGACAGATTCATCTTCCTTACGCCTTTACTTCTGTACTTCGTAAGGGGAGACGAAAGTAGGACAAGGGGTGTTCgtcttttgctttttgttgcATTGAAAGCGCTGAAAGGTTTTGTGATCTGAACTGGCTGCTCATTGTGCACGTCTGAGGAGATGTGGGTGGGGGAGGGGACAAaaagcaccaaaaaaaaaacccaaaacagggCAGTAATTGGCTCCCCAGGGCTGGGATGGAAGTCACTGTGCAGGTGGTGTGTTCAGGACTGACGTTCCCACAATTCAGTGCGGGCCCGCCCAACAGGGTGCATTCTGGGAGGGCGGATTCTTCCTGAGCCTCGCCTCTGATCTCCTCCGCTGCCCCAGGTGCACCTTCATCGGGAACCAGGACACGTACGAGGCGCACCTGGAGGTGTGCAAGTTCGAGGGCCTGAAGGAGTTCCTGCAGCAGACCGACGACCGCTTCCACGAGATGCAGGTGGCGCTGGCCCAGAAGGACCAGGACATCGCCTTCTTGCGCTCCATGCTGGGCAAGCTCTCCGAGAAGCTGGACCAGCTGGAGAAGAACCTGGAGCTGAAGTTCGGTGAGAGACGGGGCAGCGGGCGGCGGCCCGAACTGGGACATTTCCTGCAGCCGGTTTTGGTTCAGAGGAAGCACGTTTCCAGTTTCAAACGGATTTGGAGCAAagccagctttttaaaaatgtactctcCGTGTTGTAGTAAATACGATCTGCAGAGGCCACCAAGTCAGGGCTGAGTTCCCCACAGTAGTATGATCAGCATTACCAGTGTGGCTGCTGTCGTAGCGATCTCTGGGGGCCCCGTGGCTGACGCTGTGCTCGTCTTGCAGATGTTCTGGATGAGAACCAGAGCAAGCTGAGCGAGGACCTGATGGAGTTCCGCCGAGACGCCTCCATGCTTAACGTAAGCCCTTTTGCTCAGCGCTTTGTGTGCATCTCCCTGCTGTTAGGAACCACTGGCCAGAAAACAGTGCCGCAGTAATAAATAAGGCCATGCCCCCTGCCGTCCCGATTTCATTTATACTTCTGGTCCTCCGTTTAAAACGCCCAGAGTCTGGAAAGCGAGCACTGATGATTCcagactgtttttttaattaatttttaagctCCGCGTCCCTTCTGAGTAAAGCTCAGTTGTCCAGTGTTGTACAGCTGGAGCTGTTTGTTACTGTAAATAGGCACCGTCGGCGCTACCAGTGTGCTGTCGGCCCGTTATAATCTTTTGGTAACCGTCATCTCTCTCATTTGTGTTGTAGGACGAGCTGTCACATATCAACGCTAGACTCAACATGGGGATCCTGGGCTGTGAGTGTCTCTGCCTCGTGTGTCGTGCGGGCTTCCCACTTGCCTGTGACCTCCTAGCGAGTCCACAGTCTGATTTTCTTGTGGGCGCAATCCAACCAGCTTTTAACATTTTGCCAAGGATAAGTGTAGACTGGTTCTGATTTCCCCTGTGCGTGTCTGCCTGTGTTGCAGCCTACGACCCCCAGCAGATATTCAAGTGCAAGGGCACCTTCGTGGGCCACCAGGGGCCCGTATGGTGCCTGTGTGTCTACTCCACTGGAGACCTGCTCTTCAGCGGCTCCTCTGACAAGACCATCAAGGTTCAACTCATTCCTTACCTTTGCTTTGCAGCCGTTCGTTCGGTTATCTGGTCTaactccttcctgtccctcattCTCCCCATTTGTCCACCTTCAAGCTCTGCTGGCTTTGTGTTTGGCATGCTTCTTTGTCCATCTGTCTGGGctcttccttgcttttaagCTCTTTATAATCCCCTCTCTGTATTATCTCTCACTTGGGCTATCTCTCACTTGTGTTCCTAAACATCTGCTGGATCTGCATCTACTCTGTTTCCTTGCCTCTCCCCTCACTGCTGCTCTGTCTCTTTCCCCAGGTCTGGGACACCTGCACCACGTACAAGTGCCAGAAGACGTTGGAGGGGCACGATGGCATTGTGTTGGCGCTGTGCATTCAGGGGTGAGCAGTTTCCTTGGTGTTTTAAAGAGTTTTCTGGAGTTGTGTTGCAATGGCTTTAAATGCATTCAGTTGATCTTACAAGGTTGCTGATGGTTTgcatctctctttttttttaaatgcaggaaCAAGCTGTACAGCGGTTCGGCAGACTGCACGATCATTGTAAGTGATCTGAACAGCGGTGTCTACCTGGGCAGCTGCTAAAGATCTTCAAGGCTCCCTCTCATCTTCTGTGTGTGCCGTCCTGATGTgtctctttctgtctgtctgtctgtgtccaggttTGGGATATCCAGACGCTACAGAAAGTGAACACTATCCGGGCTCACGACAACCCGGTGTGCACGCTGGTGTCCTCGCACAACATGCTCTTCAGCGGCTCCCTTAAAGCGATAAAGGTCAGCGAGTGTTACCCGGGTCGGTTTGTCCGTGTCTCCTATGGTACCGTGTTCTTGTGCGTGTCTGAATATCGTGCTCGTCAGTTATTTGACATTTGGACATGGAAGACGTAGAAACAAAAGCAGTTTCGGGAATGCTCCTTCATTTCAGCTTTTCGCCTCGTTATATTCATTTTTAGATGTccattattcattattcattttgtgttttgtttctgcgGCTCTCATCCGATCATGCCTGTCAATAGATAGCAGAGGAAAAAACTTGTTCCACGACTAAACCGCAACTGGTGTATCTGAGAAGGTTCCGGAAAATCGCAGGTTGACAGATAAGAAGCCCATTCCACATGTGTGATACTTACCTCTGCATCCCCTTCACATAAATAGAGGAGATTTACAGGTTAAAAGCTCCTTAAGTGGTAGAAACTAGGAAGAAGTCCAAACTGAGGCGGGTGGGTTGTGTGTCTGGGTTGGTGACCAAGCGAGACTGGAGGCGTTATGGTGGATTGGTTTTGTTAAGACTTGCAGGCCTCTGTCTGGGCAGTGTCCAGAACTCTGACTCCACTCCTGCCCTCGTCACCGTGGTAacagaggaggggggggggtgggccGAGCGAGGATGAGCTCATTGCTGTTAGGGACTTTCCTCTTTCTATTGTTCCTGTTTTTCTGTCTCGCTGCGAAATGTCAGCACGGTGATGTCATGTTGGACAGTCAGCCTGCCAAAGACAGCTTTCTGTTTTGAtgctgagagaggagagtgttTGTACCACTGTTGCCATTATCTGCCATCGTAAATTGCAACTCTTGAGCAATAAACGTTGTACAATAAAGGCGTAAAGTAACAGGATgcaaacattttgcatttttttctcatctGGATTTTTGCACATTGTTATCTTTGTACATTGTGCCATGAACTATGATGTTATTAAATCTGTAATTGTCTCAGTGTCTCTTAATCAGGTTTCCATACAGTGTGGTACTTGAGCTGTCCGTTGTCTCTTGTTATAGATATTCAGTATGTCCTCATCAGTACAGTCTGTTAGTAAAGTGGTTCAGTGTCTTGGTGTGGAAGGTATTGAGTATCTCCTCATCAGTACAGCCTGTTAGTAAAGCAGTTCTGTGTCTTGGTGTGGAAGGTATTGAGTATCTCCTCATCAGTACAGTCTGTTAGTACAGTGGTTCAGTGTCTTGGTGTGGAAGGTATTGAGTATCTCCTCATCAGTACAGCCTGTTAGTAAAGCAGTTCTGTGTCTTGGTGTGGAAGGTATTGAGTATCTCCTCATCAGTACAGTCTGTTAGTAAAGCAGTTCAGTGTCTTGGTGTGGAAGGTATTGAGTATCTCCTCATCAGTACAGTCTGTTAGTAAAGCAGTTCAGTGTCTTGGTGTGGAAGGTATTGAGTATCTCCTCATCAGTACAGTCTGTTAGTACAGTGGTTCAGTGTCTTGGTGTGGAAGGTATTGAGTATCTCCTCATCAGTACAGCCTGTTAGTAAAGCAGTTCTGTGTCTTGGTGTGGAAGGTATTGAGTATCTCCTCATCAGTACAGCCTGTTAGTAAAGCAGTTCTGTGTCTTGGTGTGGAAGGTATTGAGTATCTCCTCATCAGTACAGTCTGTTAGTACAGTGGTTCAGTGTCTTGGTGTGGAAGGTATTGAGTATCTCCTCATCAGTACAGCCTGTTAGTAAAGCAGTTCTGTGTCTTGGTGTGGAAGGTATTGAGTATCTCCTCATCAGTACAGTCTGTTAGTAAAGCAGTTCTGTGTCTTGGTGTGGAAGGTATTCAGTATGTCCTCATCAGTACAGTCTGTTAGTAAAGCAGTTCTGTGTCCTGGTGTGGAAGGTATTGAGTATCTCCTCATCAGTACAGTCTGTTAGTAAAGCAGTTCTGTGTCTTGGTGTGGAAGGTATTGAGTATCTCCTCATCGGTACAGTCTGTTAGTACAGTGGTTCAGTGTCTTGGTGTGGAAGGTATTGAGTATCTCCTCATCAGTACAGTCTGTTAGTAAAGCAGTTCTGTGTCTTGGTGTGGAAGGTATTGAGTATCTCCTCATCAGTACAGTCTGTTAGTACAGTGGTTCAGTGTCTTGGTGTGGAAGGTATTGAGTATCTCCTCATCAGTACAGTCTGTTAGTAAAGCAGTTCTGTGTCTTGGTGTGGAAGGTATTCAGTATGTCCTCATCAGTACAGTCTGTTAGTAAAGCAGTTCTGTGTCCTGGTGTGGAAGGTATTGAGTATCTCCTCATCAGTACAGTCTGTTAGTAAAGCAGTTCTGTGTCTTGGTGTGGAAGGTATTGAGTATCTCCTCATCGGTACAGTCTGTTAGTACAGTGGTTCAGTGTCTTGGTGTGGAAGGTATTGAGTATCTCCTCATCAGTACAGTCTGTTAGTAAAGCAGTTCTGTGTCTTGGTGTGGAAGGTATTGAGTATCTCCTCATCAGTACAGTCTGTTAGTACAGTGGTTCAGTGTCTTGGTGTGGAAGGTATTGAGTATCTCCTCATCAGTACAGTCTGTTAGTACAGTGGTTCAGTGTCTTGGTGTGGAAGGTATTGAGTATCTCCTCATCAGTACAGTCTGTTAGTAAAGCAGTTCAGTGTCTTGGTGTGGAAGGTATTGAGTATCTCCTCATCAGTACAGTCTGTTAGTACAGTGGTTCAGTGTCTTGGTGTGGAAGGTATTGAGTATCTCCTCATCAGTACAGTCTGTTAGTAAAGCAGTTCAGTGTCTTGGTGTGGAAGGTATTGAGTATCTCCTCATCAGTACAGTCTGTTAGTAAAGCAGTTCAGTGTCTTGGTGTGGAAGGTATTGAGTATCTCCTCATCAGTACAGTCTGTTAGTACAGTGGTTCAGTGTCTTGGTGTGGACGGTATTGAGTATCTCCTCATCAGTACAGTCTGTTAGTACAGTGGTTCAGTGTCTTGGTGTGGAAGGTATTGAGTATATCCTCATCAGTATAGCCTGTTAGTAAAGCAGTTCTGTGTCTTGGTGTGGTAGGTATTGAGTATGTCCCCgtcagtacagcgcagtaatgGGTGTGTTACTGCCTGTTGTTGCAGGTGTGGGACATCGTGGGCACGGAACTGAagctgaagaaggagctgaCGGGACTGAACCACTGGGTCCGAGCTCTCGTTGCTTCCCAGAACCACCTGTACAGCGGCTCCTACCAGACCATCAAGGTGAGAGGGCATTTGAGCTGCAGGGAGGGTACTGTCCACAGGCCAGTGGGCATGTATGGTTCTTGTTAAACATGTGAATCCAATATCTCACTGGACATTCTCATAAGCCAACAAATGCTCCTAGCATGACTAGGAAATCAGttccacacacactgctgcagaTGTGcctttgttttaataaatcCCTTTCAGTCCTGACTGTAGTGCTTGGCAGGCTTATAGCGTTTTCTGCTCAATGTGCATTTTCACACCAAAGTTCACTGAAAGCTGGCCTATATTACTGCTGTGCTAGAGAAAATGCACTTTTCTCTTCTAACACACAAAACCAGCAAGCTGTTGACTATCGGTATGAATAAAAAGTACATTAACCTTTTTTAACTAGTACAAAAGGAGAGAGAAAGTTAGAGATACACTGGAAATGCTTTTAATGGTATTTCCAGAAAAACAGCTGTCACTTCTTGTGGTGGAATTGAGACTCAAATCTGAAGTTTCATCGTACAACTCTTTTCCTCCCACTTCAGCTGCTACAGAAACTGTAAGGTATGCAGGGTCAGTTTCACAGGGTTGCATCATGTTCTGGTTTAAAGAGGCAATCTCTCCCCCATCCAGGCTATGGGCTGTACACAGCGTTGTAGGCGGAGCCGAGCCTCTCTTTCGGCCAATGCTGGCTCAGGGATCCAGATGTGTCATAAACAATCCAGTGTTGCCTTGGAAACCTGGATGATGGCTTCCATCTGTGGGACTACTCAGTTTTTCCAGGACTGATAAGAAAGGAGATCCAGGGGCCCTTTCTTCTCAACTGCATTTTTTCCTCGTGTCTGTCCCTCTGGTGGATTAGAttgcctttgtcttttttttcttcttaaattatctttcttggcagatttgttttttttttaaactctgaAAGACTTTGGCAcgtatttgacttttttttttattattcccaTGGCTTTTGAAAATCTGTAATGGAGACCGCAAAGCACAGTGTCTAATTGTACACGGCATCCTTGGACGCAAGGAAACAGCCTGTCCCGCAGTGAAGTAAATAAAGAGTGACTCACACGCTGAACCACACACACAACATGAAAACCAAATATTTCCTGTTTGTGTGAGGTCTTATTGAACTGCAAAGAGTGTATTTAGTGCCTGTGATGTAGTAGAGTGGTTATCTTGCTTATAGCTGGTTGTTCCATAGAGGCAAAGATATTcctatatttaaatacaaacatGGAATCACGATAGTTACCAGACACAAAGAGAATTTGTGGAAGGCTCAatttgtctgtctctctgtctctcccagatCTGGGATATCCGCTCTCTGGAGTGCGTCCATGTGCTGCAGACGTCAGGGGGCAGTGTCTACTCCATCGCTGTCACCAACCACCACATAGTCTGTGGCACCTATGAGAACCTCATCCACGTAAGGCCACCTCCTGCAACTGCAGGGTCTCTGCGGCTCCGGAGAATCAGGCGTCCGTTTAATCGGCGGCCAGCAGCCTGACTTTCAGCTGATTAAGTGCTTTTGAATCCAGTCGATTCATCTAATCGCAGTCGTAGAGAACCACAAACTCTTACTGAGGCACAGTTGCGCGGGGGTTACCGTTGCTGCCTTGTAGCGCTGGGACCCTGGGGTGAATTCGTGAGGTGCCGTCCgcgtgaagtttgtatgttctccccatgttcccaTGTATTTCCTCCCTAACGTTCTGGTAGggtcattggcttctgggaaaatagaTCCTGGTGCAGTTGAGTGTGTTTGGAAAATGCATGGATGTAAAGTACTCCCGGATTGTGGGCGTCATTGTTTTTGCACTGCACAAGCAGATACTTGACTCTTAAAGGAATCGCGCAGAAAATCGTCAAACTACGACGTGCTGCGTAAAAGTGAAACTGTACCGAACGTTTCGCCACTGTGCTCGTGCACTAACGCTCATTCTGGCCCGTGCGTGGCGTTGGCAGGTTTGGGACATCGAGTCCAAGGAGCAGGTGCGCACGCTGACGGGGCACGTGGGCACAGTGTACGCCCTGGCGGTGATCTCCACTCCAGACCAGACCAAAGTGTTCAGCGCTTCCTACGATCGCTCGCTCAGGGTAAGCCGGCGCGCCTTCGAGAATACGATGCTATCCCAGACCGTGATGTGCAGTGGACGTCGGGCTTCAGGCTGGTGATTTATTGCAAGTGGCCTGGAGGTACTGTGGACAGCCTGGAGAAATGCATTGCTTTCTCTCCCTGTTCCTTTGAACGGTGTGAGGATTCATGTTTGGAGGTGTAGCTGTTGCATTGATCTGTGTGCAGAGCAGATTGAGGTAGGGCTGCAGGAAAGGTTTGCCCTGTGCCCAGCTTGGGCTGAGCTGTTCATCCCACTGGAAACTGGTCATGCTGAAGCCCCTTTAAGGAGAGGGGGCGGACTGGTCTCTGCATGCAGGGTGTCGGAGGAGAGAGCTGATCTGAGCCTTTCAGGTTGTGCAGGGTTGAAATCTTCAGTGCTCGGAAACAGAAGAAACATCTCCTTTAATTTCATGCACGTGAGCAC
This sequence is a window from Lepisosteus oculatus isolate fLepOcu1 chromosome 19, fLepOcu1.hap2, whole genome shotgun sequence. Protein-coding genes within it:
- the traf7 gene encoding E3 ubiquitin-protein ligase TRAF7 isoform X1, producing the protein MSSSKTLRYNRFSGGAAAVVASVPPADTANTQTRMETTFGPAYATVTTITKAEGSTNYKQHRRTPSSSSSMTYSPRDEDDGMPPISTPRRSDSAISVRSLHSESTMSLRSTFSLHEEEEDTEPQVFAEQPSVKLCCQLCCSVFKDPVITTCGHTFCRRCALTSEKCPVDTAKLTVVVNNIAVAEQIGELFVHCKYGCRPAAAGKPGAFEVDPLGCPFTIKLSARKDHEGSCDYRPVRCPNNPSCPPLLTMNLEAHLKECEHIKCPHSKYGCTFIGNQDTYEAHLEVCKFEGLKEFLQQTDDRFHEMQVALAQKDQDIAFLRSMLGKLSEKLDQLEKNLELKFDVLDENQSKLSEDLMEFRRDASMLNDELSHINARLNMGILGSYDPQQIFKCKGTFVGHQGPVWCLCVYSTGDLLFSGSSDKTIKVWDTCTTYKCQKTLEGHDGIVLALCIQGNKLYSGSADCTIIVWDIQTLQKVNTIRAHDNPVCTLVSSHNMLFSGSLKAIKVWDIVGTELKLKKELTGLNHWVRALVASQNHLYSGSYQTIKIWDIRSLECVHVLQTSGGSVYSIAVTNHHIVCGTYENLIHVWDIESKEQVRTLTGHVGTVYALAVISTPDQTKVFSASYDRSLRVWSMDNMICTQTLLRHQGSVTALAVSRGRLFSGAVDSTVKVWTC
- the traf7 gene encoding E3 ubiquitin-protein ligase TRAF7 isoform X2, whose translation is MSSSKTLRYNRFSGGAAAVVASVPPADTANTTRMETTFGPAYATVTTITKAEGSTNYKQHRRTPSSSSSMTYSPRDEDDGMPPISTPRRSDSAISVRSLHSESTMSLRSTFSLHEEEEDTEPQVFAEQPSVKLCCQLCCSVFKDPVITTCGHTFCRRCALTSEKCPVDTAKLTVVVNNIAVAEQIGELFVHCKYGCRPAAAGKPGAFEVDPLGCPFTIKLSARKDHEGSCDYRPVRCPNNPSCPPLLTMNLEAHLKECEHIKCPHSKYGCTFIGNQDTYEAHLEVCKFEGLKEFLQQTDDRFHEMQVALAQKDQDIAFLRSMLGKLSEKLDQLEKNLELKFDVLDENQSKLSEDLMEFRRDASMLNDELSHINARLNMGILGSYDPQQIFKCKGTFVGHQGPVWCLCVYSTGDLLFSGSSDKTIKVWDTCTTYKCQKTLEGHDGIVLALCIQGNKLYSGSADCTIIVWDIQTLQKVNTIRAHDNPVCTLVSSHNMLFSGSLKAIKVWDIVGTELKLKKELTGLNHWVRALVASQNHLYSGSYQTIKIWDIRSLECVHVLQTSGGSVYSIAVTNHHIVCGTYENLIHVWDIESKEQVRTLTGHVGTVYALAVISTPDQTKVFSASYDRSLRVWSMDNMICTQTLLRHQGSVTALAVSRGRLFSGAVDSTVKVWTC
- the traf7 gene encoding E3 ubiquitin-protein ligase TRAF7 isoform X3, which produces MSLRSTFSLHEEEEDTEPQVFAEQPSVKLCCQLCCSVFKDPVITTCGHTFCRRCALTSEKCPVDTAKLTVVVNNIAVAEQIGELFVHCKYGCRPAAAGKPGAFEVDPLGCPFTIKLSARKDHEGSCDYRPVRCPNNPSCPPLLTMNLEAHLKECEHIKCPHSKYGCTFIGNQDTYEAHLEVCKFEGLKEFLQQTDDRFHEMQVALAQKDQDIAFLRSMLGKLSEKLDQLEKNLELKFDVLDENQSKLSEDLMEFRRDASMLNDELSHINARLNMGILGSYDPQQIFKCKGTFVGHQGPVWCLCVYSTGDLLFSGSSDKTIKVWDTCTTYKCQKTLEGHDGIVLALCIQGNKLYSGSADCTIIVWDIQTLQKVNTIRAHDNPVCTLVSSHNMLFSGSLKAIKVWDIVGTELKLKKELTGLNHWVRALVASQNHLYSGSYQTIKIWDIRSLECVHVLQTSGGSVYSIAVTNHHIVCGTYENLIHVWDIESKEQVRTLTGHVGTVYALAVISTPDQTKVFSASYDRSLRVWSMDNMICTQTLLRHQGSVTALAVSRGRLFSGAVDSTVKVWTC